From a single Leclercia sp. AS011 genomic region:
- a CDS encoding methyl-accepting chemotaxis protein encodes MTQYLVVPINTVKRSIEEVVSGNLGVTIPEFGDNCAGRLIPGINTLSSNIATLVREIRSSSATAMSLSDQLAARSTALAAKTELQSASLIQTSASMEQMAATTKNTADNTRLANEKANVATRQAQKGGELMGQVANNMHSITECAQQMTEIITMIDGIAFQTNILALNAAVEAARAGDHGKGFSVVAGEVRSLAHRSAEAAKSIKSLIAVTSSNVSQGAMVVAEAEKNMQEIVSGSGQVSRLMDEISTSTYEQEKGIAQITQALSDLENVTQSNVGMVEELSGSSAVLKNQVVELQTRTRNFHLEPASSAPLYDGQSFPARA; translated from the coding sequence ATGACCCAATACCTGGTTGTTCCCATCAATACGGTAAAAAGAAGCATCGAAGAGGTGGTCTCGGGCAATCTGGGCGTCACCATCCCCGAATTTGGTGATAACTGCGCGGGGCGACTGATCCCAGGTATTAACACTCTGTCGAGCAACATCGCCACCCTGGTGCGTGAGATCCGCTCCTCCTCCGCAACCGCCATGAGTCTGTCTGACCAGCTGGCTGCCCGCAGTACGGCGCTGGCGGCGAAAACAGAGCTCCAGTCCGCATCGCTGATCCAGACCTCAGCCAGCATGGAGCAGATGGCCGCCACCACGAAAAACACCGCTGACAACACCCGCCTTGCCAACGAGAAGGCCAACGTGGCGACCCGGCAGGCACAAAAGGGCGGCGAACTGATGGGCCAGGTTGCCAATAACATGCACTCCATTACGGAATGTGCCCAGCAGATGACCGAGATCATTACCATGATTGACGGTATCGCCTTTCAGACCAATATTCTGGCGCTCAACGCAGCGGTCGAAGCGGCCCGGGCGGGCGATCATGGCAAGGGCTTCTCGGTCGTGGCCGGGGAAGTGCGCAGCCTGGCGCATCGCAGTGCCGAGGCGGCAAAAAGCATCAAATCCCTGATCGCGGTGACCAGCAGCAACGTCAGCCAGGGGGCGATGGTGGTGGCGGAAGCCGAGAAGAATATGCAGGAGATCGTCAGCGGATCCGGCCAGGTCAGCAGGCTGATGGATGAGATCTCCACCTCAACCTATGAACAGGAGAAGGGCATCGCGCAAATAACTCAGGCGTTGTCCGATCTGGAAAACGTCACCCAGAGTAATGTGGGGATGGTGGAAGAGCTGTCCGGCTCTTCGGCAGTGCTGAAAAATCAGGTGGTTGAGCTACAGACCCGCACGCGTAACTTCCATCTGGAACCAGCATCCTCTGCGCCTTTATACGACGGGCAATCTTTCCCGGCGCGTGCCTGA
- the zntB gene encoding zinc transporter ZntB, protein MEGIKGSEVNVPDAVFAWLLDGKGGARPLTNDDIIDQQHPCWLHLNYTQPESAHWLASTPLLPNNVRDALAGESLRPRVTRMGEGTLITLRCINGSTDERPDQLVAMRLYMDERLIVSTRQRKVLALDDVVGDLKEGTGPEDCGSWLVDVCDALTDHASEFIEELHDKIIDLEDNLIDQVIPPRGFLALLRKQLIVMRRYMAPQRDVYARLASERLPWMNDDQRRRMQDIADRLGRGLDEIDACIARTAILTDEIAQVMQESLSRRTYTMSLMAMVFLPSTFLTGLFGVNLGGIPGGDFRFGFSLFCIMLVVLIGGVAWWLHRSKWL, encoded by the coding sequence GTGGAAGGCATAAAAGGATCGGAAGTTAACGTTCCTGACGCAGTTTTTGCGTGGTTACTCGACGGGAAGGGCGGGGCAAGACCCCTTACCAACGACGATATTATCGATCAGCAACATCCCTGCTGGCTGCACCTGAACTATACCCAGCCGGAGAGCGCCCACTGGCTGGCCTCGACCCCCTTATTGCCCAACAACGTGCGCGACGCGCTGGCCGGAGAAAGCCTGCGCCCGCGCGTGACCCGCATGGGGGAAGGGACACTCATTACCCTGCGCTGTATTAATGGCAGCACCGATGAGCGGCCGGATCAGCTGGTGGCGATGCGCCTCTATATGGATGAGCGGCTGATCGTCTCGACCCGTCAGCGAAAGGTGCTGGCGCTGGACGACGTTGTCGGGGATTTGAAAGAGGGCACCGGGCCGGAGGATTGCGGTAGCTGGCTGGTGGACGTCTGCGACGCGCTCACCGATCACGCCAGCGAGTTTATCGAAGAGTTGCACGATAAGATTATCGATCTGGAAGATAACCTGATCGATCAGGTTATTCCGCCTCGCGGATTTCTGGCGCTGCTGCGTAAACAGCTGATCGTGATGCGCCGCTACATGGCCCCACAGCGCGATGTTTATGCCCGTCTGGCGAGCGAACGGCTCCCCTGGATGAATGACGATCAGCGTCGCAGAATGCAGGATATCGCCGACCGGCTTGGGCGCGGTCTCGATGAAATTGACGCCTGTATTGCCCGTACGGCGATCCTGACCGACGAGATCGCCCAGGTCATGCAGGAGTCGCTCTCCCGCAGAACCTACACCATGTCCCTGATGGCGATGGTCTTTCTGCCCAGCACCTTCCTGACCGGGCTGTTCGGCGTCAATCTGGGCGGGATCCCCGGGGGAGATTTCCGCTTCGGCTTTTCGCTGTTTTGCATCATGTTAGTGGTTTTAATCGGCGGTGTTGCGTGGTGGTTGCATCGCAGTAAATGGTTGTAA
- the ynaL gene encoding proline-rich small protein YnaL, which yields MLLTLLLQTRQSDPVPTDPVPVPEPIPRPQPMPDPPPDEVPIKMSHQRRRSARIRAC from the coding sequence ATGCTCTTAACACTGCTGCTGCAAACGCGGCAATCGGACCCGGTACCTACCGATCCGGTGCCCGTTCCTGAACCGATCCCACGCCCGCAGCCGATGCCGGATCCGCCACCTGATGAAGTCCCGATTAAAATGTCGCATCAGAGGCGCAGATCTGCGAGGATACGCGCCTGCTGA
- the dbpA gene encoding ATP-dependent RNA helicase DbpA encodes MTAFSTLNVLPAAQLDNLNELGYLTMTPVQAAALPAILEGRDVRVQAKTGSGKTATFGLGLLQHIDATLYKTQSLVLCPTRELADQVAAELRRLARFLPNTKILTLCGGQPFGAQRDSLQHAPHIIVATPGRLLDHLQKGTVSLDALQTLVLDEADRMLDMGFSEAIDEVTRFAPPSRQTLLFSATWPEAIAAISGRVQQNPLAIEIDTVDALPAIEQQFFDTTQRGKIPLLQKLLSVHQPASCVVFCNTKKDCQAVCDALTEAGQSALSLHGDLEQRDRDQTLVRFANGSARVLVATDVAARGLDIKSLELVVNYELAWDPEVHVHRIGRTARAGNSGLAISFCAPEEAQRANILAEMLQIKLNWVDAPANVGIVPLAAEMATLCIDGGKKAKMRPGDVLGALTGDIGLDGADIGKIAVHPAHVYVAVRQSVAQKAWKQLQNGKIKGKNCKVRLLK; translated from the coding sequence GTGACTGCTTTTTCAACGCTGAACGTACTGCCTGCCGCCCAACTCGATAACCTTAACGAGTTGGGTTATCTGACGATGACCCCTGTACAAGCTGCCGCGCTGCCAGCGATCCTGGAAGGACGTGACGTCCGCGTGCAGGCTAAAACCGGCAGTGGCAAAACGGCGACCTTCGGCCTTGGGCTGTTACAGCATATTGACGCCACCCTTTATAAGACCCAGTCGCTGGTGCTTTGTCCGACGCGCGAGCTTGCGGATCAGGTGGCTGCTGAGCTGCGTCGTCTGGCGCGTTTTCTGCCGAACACCAAAATTTTGACCCTCTGCGGTGGCCAGCCGTTTGGTGCCCAGCGTGACTCTTTGCAGCATGCGCCGCATATCATCGTCGCCACGCCGGGCCGTCTGCTCGATCACCTGCAAAAGGGCACGGTCTCTCTCGATGCGCTGCAAACTCTGGTGCTGGACGAAGCCGATCGGATGCTGGATATGGGCTTTAGCGAGGCCATCGACGAAGTGACCCGTTTTGCCCCGCCATCGCGTCAGACCCTGCTCTTTTCTGCCACCTGGCCAGAGGCGATTGCCGCTATCAGCGGTCGCGTACAGCAAAACCCGCTTGCCATTGAAATTGATACCGTCGACGCGCTGCCAGCGATTGAACAGCAGTTCTTCGATACCACCCAGCGTGGCAAAATCCCGCTGCTGCAGAAGCTGCTCAGCGTCCACCAGCCCGCCTCCTGCGTGGTGTTCTGTAACACGAAAAAAGATTGTCAGGCAGTGTGCGATGCCCTGACCGAGGCGGGACAGAGCGCCCTGTCGCTGCATGGCGACCTCGAGCAGCGCGATCGCGATCAGACCCTGGTGCGTTTTGCCAACGGCAGCGCCCGCGTGCTGGTCGCGACCGACGTCGCCGCCCGTGGTCTGGACATTAAATCTCTGGAGCTGGTGGTCAACTACGAGCTGGCCTGGGATCCGGAAGTACACGTTCACCGTATCGGCCGTACCGCTCGTGCCGGTAACAGCGGCCTGGCGATCAGCTTCTGTGCCCCGGAAGAGGCCCAGCGCGCCAACATTCTGGCGGAAATGCTGCAAATCAAACTCAACTGGGTGGATGCTCCGGCTAACGTCGGCATTGTGCCGCTGGCTGCCGAGATGGCAACGCTCTGTATCGACGGCGGTAAAAAAGCCAAAATGCGTCCGGGTGATGTGTTAGGGGCGCTGACGGGTGATATTGGTCTGGATGGGGCTGATATTGGCAAAATTGCGGTGCATCCGGCGCACGTGTATGTGGCGGTGCGTCAGTCTGTGGCGCAGAAAGCGTGGAAACAGCTGCAAAACGGCAAGATTAAAGGCAAAAACTGCAAGGTTCGTCTGCTGAAATAA
- the ttcA gene encoding tRNA 2-thiocytidine(32) synthetase TtcA — MSQNQEITKKDQYNLNKLQKRLRRNVGEAIADYNMIEEGDRIMVCLSGGKDSYTLLEILRNLQQSAPVNFSLVAVNLDQKQPGFPAHILPEYLEQLGVEYKIVEENTYGIVKEKIPEGKTTCSLCSRLRRGILYRTATELGATKIALGHHRDDILQTLFLNMFYGGKMKGMPPKLMSDDGKHIVIRPLAYCREKDIERFSEAKAFPIIPCNLCGSQPNLQRQVIGDMLRDWDKRYPGRIETMFSAMQNVVPSHLSDINLFDFKGIKHGSEVVNGGDLAFDREEIPMQPAGWQPEEDDTQLDEMRLNVIEVK, encoded by the coding sequence ATGTCGCAAAATCAAGAAATTACCAAGAAAGACCAGTACAACCTCAACAAACTGCAAAAGCGTCTGCGCCGCAACGTCGGTGAAGCCATTGCGGATTACAACATGATTGAAGAAGGCGACCGCATCATGGTCTGCCTGTCTGGCGGCAAAGACAGCTACACCCTGCTCGAGATCCTGCGCAATCTTCAACAGAGCGCGCCGGTCAACTTTTCGTTAGTGGCCGTCAACCTGGATCAGAAGCAGCCAGGCTTCCCGGCGCATATCCTGCCGGAATACCTTGAGCAGCTGGGCGTTGAGTACAAAATTGTCGAAGAGAACACCTACGGCATCGTTAAAGAGAAGATCCCGGAAGGGAAAACCACCTGCTCGCTTTGCTCTCGCCTGCGTCGTGGCATTCTGTACCGCACGGCCACCGAGCTGGGCGCGACCAAGATCGCCCTCGGCCACCACCGCGATGACATTTTACAGACGCTGTTCCTGAACATGTTCTACGGCGGCAAAATGAAAGGCATGCCGCCGAAGCTGATGAGCGACGACGGGAAACATATCGTGATCCGTCCCCTCGCCTACTGCCGCGAGAAGGACATTGAGCGTTTTTCCGAGGCGAAAGCCTTCCCGATCATTCCGTGCAACCTGTGCGGCTCCCAGCCGAACCTGCAGCGTCAGGTGATTGGCGACATGCTGCGCGACTGGGACAAACGCTACCCGGGCCGCATCGAGACCATGTTCAGCGCGATGCAGAACGTGGTGCCTTCTCACCTGAGCGATATCAACCTGTTTGATTTCAAAGGCATTAAGCACGGTTCGGAAGTGGTGAATGGCGGCGATCTGGCCTTCGATCGTGAAGAGATCCCGATGCAACCTGCGGGCTGGCAGCCGGAAGAAGATGACACTCAGCTGGACGAGATGCGTCTGAACGTGATTGAAGTGAAGTAA
- a CDS encoding GFA family protein: MANKLSAQCHCGAVRFTVELSDGFNTIRRCNCSFCRMRGAIAVSAPLAGIDIIQGKSLLTEYRFNTQAAVHYFCSVCGIYTFHQRRSRPDQYGVNVACIEGVSPFDFPEVLVMEGRHHPNDGGGGVAGVLSYRATDTSEN, translated from the coding sequence ATGGCGAATAAACTCTCTGCCCAGTGTCACTGCGGTGCGGTCAGGTTTACCGTTGAACTGTCGGATGGATTTAACACCATCCGGCGCTGCAACTGCTCATTTTGCCGGATGCGCGGGGCAATTGCGGTCTCTGCGCCGTTAGCCGGGATCGACATTATTCAGGGCAAATCACTGCTGACCGAATATCGTTTTAACACGCAGGCGGCGGTGCACTATTTTTGTTCAGTCTGCGGAATTTACACCTTCCACCAGCGACGTTCCCGTCCGGATCAATATGGCGTTAACGTCGCCTGTATTGAGGGCGTCTCGCCGTTTGATTTTCCGGAGGTGCTGGTGATGGAGGGAAGGCATCATCCCAATGATGGTGGTGGGGGCGTGGCCGGGGTGTTGAGCTATCGTGCTACGGATACGTCAGAGAACTAA
- a CDS encoding KTSC domain-containing protein, whose amino-acid sequence MNHHAVKSSRIASIAYDTCNETLEVRFRDHSAWQYQPVPARIFNDFLNVVSKGRFYDGVVKGKFKERKIA is encoded by the coding sequence GTGAACCATCATGCTGTTAAATCTTCGCGCATCGCCTCGATTGCCTACGACACCTGCAACGAAACGCTTGAAGTGCGTTTTCGTGACCATAGTGCCTGGCAATATCAGCCCGTCCCTGCACGTATCTTTAATGACTTCCTGAATGTGGTTTCAAAAGGGCGTTTTTATGACGGCGTGGTAAAAGGCAAATTTAAAGAGAGAAAAATTGCCTGA
- the ompC gene encoding porin OmpC, producing MQRKVLALMIPALLMAGAAHAAEIYNKDGNKLDLYGKVDGLHYFSDDSSADGDQTYMRLGFKGETQISDTLTGYGQWEYNIQANNTEGSSNQSWTRLAFAGLKFGDYGSFDYGRNYGVLYDVEAWTDMLPEFGGDSYTKADNFMTGRANGVATYRNTDFFGMVQGLNFALQYQGNNEGTGNGNEGTNNSNGRGVRNENGDGFGISTSYDFGMGFSAAAAYTSSDRTNDQVKNTTAHGDKADAWTTGLKYDANNIYLAAMYSETRNMTPYGNGDKENTVADKTQNFEVTAQYQFDSGLRPVVSYLQSKGKDLNGQGVQDLVKYAEVGATYYFNKNMSTYVDYKINLLDEDDQFYKDNGIGTDDTIALGLVYQF from the coding sequence ATGCAAAGAAAAGTACTGGCTTTAATGATCCCTGCTCTGTTAATGGCGGGCGCTGCACATGCCGCAGAAATTTATAATAAAGACGGCAACAAATTAGATCTCTACGGTAAAGTTGACGGTCTGCACTATTTCTCTGACGACAGCAGCGCTGACGGCGACCAGACCTATATGCGTCTCGGCTTTAAAGGCGAAACCCAGATTAGCGATACGCTGACCGGCTACGGCCAGTGGGAATATAATATTCAGGCAAACAACACCGAAGGGTCTTCTAACCAGTCCTGGACCCGTCTGGCGTTTGCCGGTCTGAAATTCGGTGACTACGGTTCATTCGATTATGGTCGTAACTACGGCGTGCTGTACGACGTGGAAGCCTGGACCGATATGCTGCCAGAGTTCGGCGGCGACTCCTACACCAAAGCAGACAACTTCATGACCGGCCGTGCGAACGGCGTGGCGACCTACCGTAACACTGACTTCTTCGGCATGGTTCAGGGCCTGAACTTCGCCCTGCAGTATCAGGGCAACAACGAAGGCACCGGTAACGGCAACGAAGGCACCAACAACAGCAATGGTCGTGGCGTGCGTAATGAGAACGGTGACGGCTTCGGTATCTCCACCTCTTACGACTTCGGCATGGGCTTCAGCGCCGCGGCGGCTTACACCTCTTCTGACCGTACCAACGATCAGGTGAAAAATACAACGGCTCACGGCGACAAAGCGGACGCCTGGACCACCGGCCTGAAGTATGACGCCAACAATATCTATCTGGCGGCCATGTACTCTGAAACCCGTAATATGACCCCTTACGGTAACGGTGATAAAGAAAATACTGTTGCTGACAAAACCCAGAACTTCGAAGTAACGGCTCAGTACCAGTTCGATTCCGGTCTGCGTCCGGTGGTCTCTTACCTGCAGTCTAAAGGGAAAGACCTGAACGGCCAGGGCGTTCAGGATCTGGTTAAATACGCTGAAGTGGGTGCGACCTACTACTTCAACAAAAACATGTCCACCTACGTTGATTATAAAATCAACCTGCTGGATGAAGACGACCAGTTCTACAAAGACAATGGCATCGGCACCGATGACACCATTGCGCTCGGTCTGGTTTACCAGTTCTGA
- the nifJ gene encoding pyruvate:ferredoxin (flavodoxin) oxidoreductase has product MQTIDGNGAVASVAFRTSEVIAIYPITPSSTMAEQADAWAGNGLKNVWGDVPRVVEMQSEAGAIATVHGALQTGALSTSFTSSQGLLLMIPTLYKLAGQLTPFVLHVAARTIATHALSIFGDHSDVMAVRQTGCALLCSASVQEAQDFALISHMATLKSRVPFIHFFDGFRTSHEINKIVSISDDTIRSLLPQAEIDAHRARALNPEHPVIRGTSANPDTYFQSREATNPWYNAVYDHVEQAMADFAAATGREYKPFEYYGHPQAERVIVIMGSAIGTCEEVVDELLSRGEKVGVLKVRLYRPFSAKHLLAVLPESARSVAVLDRTKEPGAQAEPLYLDVMTALAEAFNGGERETLPRVIGGRYGLSSKEFGPECVLAIFNELSAAKPKPRFTVGIYDDVTNLSLSLPENTLPSTAKLEALFYGLGSDGSVSATKNNIKIIGNSTPWYAQGYFVYDSKKAGGLTVSHLRVSEQPIRSAYLVSQADFVGCHQLQFIDKYQMAERLKPGGIFLLNTPYSADEVWGRLPQEVQAVLNQKKAKFYVVNAAKIARECGLGARINTVMQMAFFHLTQILPGDSALIELQGAIAKSYSSKGQELVERNWQALALARESLAEVPLQPVNAQSPNRPPVVSDAAPDFVKTVTAAMLAGLGDALPVSALPPDGTWPMGTTRWEKRNIAEAIPIWKEELCTQCNHCVAACPHSAIRAKVVSPEAMENAPASLHSLDVKSRDMRGQKYVLQVAPEDCTGCNLCVEVCPAKDRQNPEIKAINMMSRLDHVEEEKVNYDFFLDLPEIDRNSLERIDIRTSQLITPLFEYSGACSGCGETPYIKLLTQLYGDRMLIANATGCSSIYGGNLPSTPYTTDANGRGPAWANSLFEDNAEFGLGFRLTVDQHRVRVMRLLEQFADKIPAELNSALHSEATPDVRRQQVAELRQHLTGVEGAEQLLTDADALVEKSIWLIGGDGWAYDIGFGGLDHVLSLTENVNILVLDTQCYSNTGGQASKATPLGAVTKFGEHGKRKARKDLGVSMMMYGHVYVAQISLGAQLNQTVKAIQEAEAYPGPSLIIAYSPCEEHGYDLALSHDQMRQLTATGFWPLYRFDPRRADEGKLPLALDSRPPSDALAETLMQEQRFRRLNAQQPEVAEQLWKDAAADLQKRYDFLAQLAGKAEKTASE; this is encoded by the coding sequence ATGCAAACTATTGACGGGAATGGCGCAGTCGCGTCCGTCGCGTTTCGCACCAGTGAAGTGATCGCCATCTATCCCATTACCCCCAGCTCCACGATGGCTGAACAGGCCGATGCCTGGGCCGGAAACGGGCTGAAAAACGTCTGGGGTGATGTGCCTCGCGTGGTCGAAATGCAGTCTGAAGCCGGGGCGATTGCCACCGTTCACGGCGCACTGCAGACCGGGGCGCTGTCCACCTCCTTTACCTCGTCCCAGGGTCTGCTGCTGATGATCCCGACGCTGTACAAGCTGGCGGGACAGCTGACTCCGTTCGTACTGCACGTTGCGGCGCGCACCATCGCCACCCATGCGCTGTCGATTTTTGGCGATCACTCCGACGTGATGGCCGTGCGCCAGACCGGCTGCGCCCTGCTCTGCTCTGCCAGCGTGCAGGAGGCGCAGGATTTTGCCCTGATCTCCCACATGGCGACCCTGAAAAGCCGGGTGCCGTTTATCCATTTTTTCGACGGTTTCCGCACCTCGCACGAAATTAATAAGATTGTGTCGATTTCCGATGACACCATCCGCAGCCTGCTTCCGCAAGCGGAGATCGACGCCCACCGCGCCCGGGCGCTGAACCCGGAACATCCGGTGATCCGCGGCACCTCCGCCAACCCGGACACCTACTTCCAGTCCCGTGAGGCCACCAACCCCTGGTACAACGCGGTGTATGACCATGTTGAGCAGGCGATGGCTGATTTTGCCGCCGCCACCGGACGCGAGTACAAACCCTTCGAGTATTACGGCCATCCGCAGGCAGAGCGCGTGATTGTGATCATGGGTTCGGCCATTGGCACCTGTGAAGAGGTGGTGGATGAACTCCTGAGCCGGGGCGAGAAAGTGGGCGTGCTGAAAGTGCGCCTCTATCGCCCCTTCTCCGCGAAACACCTGCTGGCGGTATTGCCGGAGAGTGCCCGATCAGTGGCGGTGCTGGATCGTACCAAAGAGCCTGGCGCTCAGGCCGAGCCGCTCTATCTGGATGTGATGACCGCGCTGGCCGAGGCCTTTAACGGCGGCGAGCGCGAAACCCTGCCGCGGGTGATTGGCGGACGTTATGGCCTGTCGTCCAAAGAGTTTGGCCCCGAGTGCGTGCTGGCCATCTTCAACGAGCTGAGCGCTGCGAAGCCGAAGCCGCGCTTCACCGTTGGCATCTATGACGACGTGACCAATCTCTCTCTGTCGCTGCCGGAAAATACCCTGCCCTCCACCGCGAAGCTGGAAGCGCTGTTCTACGGCCTGGGCAGCGACGGCAGCGTGTCGGCCACCAAGAACAACATCAAGATCATCGGTAACTCCACCCCGTGGTATGCCCAGGGCTATTTCGTCTATGACTCGAAGAAAGCCGGGGGTCTGACGGTTTCGCACCTGCGCGTCAGCGAGCAACCGATCCGTTCGGCGTATCTGGTCTCTCAGGCCGATTTCGTCGGCTGCCACCAGCTGCAGTTTATCGACAAGTACCAGATGGCCGAGCGCCTGAAGCCGGGCGGGATTTTCCTGCTCAATACCCCGTACAGCGCCGATGAGGTCTGGGGACGTTTGCCGCAGGAAGTGCAGGCGGTGCTGAACCAGAAAAAAGCGAAGTTCTATGTTGTGAACGCGGCGAAAATCGCCCGCGAATGCGGCCTGGGGGCGCGTATCAATACCGTCATGCAGATGGCGTTTTTCCACCTGACGCAGATCCTGCCGGGCGATAGCGCCCTGATTGAGCTGCAAGGGGCGATCGCCAAAAGCTACAGCAGCAAAGGTCAGGAGCTGGTGGAGCGTAACTGGCAGGCCCTGGCGCTGGCCCGGGAGTCGCTGGCAGAGGTGCCGTTGCAGCCGGTGAACGCGCAGAGCCCGAACCGTCCGCCGGTGGTCTCCGATGCCGCCCCGGACTTTGTCAAAACCGTGACCGCCGCAATGCTTGCCGGTCTGGGGGATGCCCTGCCCGTCTCTGCCCTGCCGCCGGACGGGACCTGGCCGATGGGCACCACCCGCTGGGAAAAACGCAACATCGCCGAAGCCATCCCGATCTGGAAAGAGGAGCTGTGCACCCAGTGTAACCACTGCGTGGCGGCCTGCCCGCACTCGGCGATCCGCGCCAAAGTTGTCTCTCCTGAGGCGATGGAGAACGCCCCGGCCAGCCTGCACTCGCTGGATGTGAAATCCCGCGACATGCGCGGCCAGAAATATGTCCTGCAGGTGGCACCGGAAGACTGCACCGGCTGTAACCTGTGCGTGGAAGTCTGCCCGGCGAAAGATCGCCAGAACCCGGAGATCAAGGCCATCAATATGATGTCGCGCCTTGACCATGTGGAAGAAGAGAAAGTGAATTACGACTTCTTCCTCGACCTGCCGGAGATCGACCGCAACAGCCTTGAGCGTATTGATATCCGTACCTCGCAGTTGATTACCCCGCTGTTCGAATACTCAGGTGCCTGTTCCGGCTGCGGCGAAACGCCGTATATCAAGCTGCTGACCCAGCTCTACGGCGACCGGATGCTGATTGCCAACGCCACCGGCTGTTCGTCGATCTACGGCGGCAACCTGCCGTCCACGCCGTATACCACCGACGCCAACGGCCGCGGCCCGGCCTGGGCGAACTCACTGTTCGAGGATAACGCCGAGTTTGGCCTGGGCTTCCGCTTAACGGTGGATCAGCACCGGGTCCGCGTGATGCGCCTGCTGGAGCAGTTTGCCGATAAGATCCCGGCAGAGCTGAACAGCGCCCTGCACAGCGAGGCAACCCCGGACGTGCGCCGTCAGCAGGTGGCGGAGTTGCGTCAGCATCTGACGGGCGTTGAAGGCGCTGAACAGCTGTTAACCGATGCCGATGCGCTGGTCGAGAAATCGATCTGGCTGATTGGCGGTGACGGCTGGGCGTATGACATCGGCTTTGGCGGCCTCGATCATGTCCTTAGCCTGACCGAGAACGTCAATATTCTGGTGCTGGATACCCAGTGCTACTCCAATACCGGCGGCCAGGCCTCTAAAGCCACCCCGCTGGGGGCCGTAACCAAGTTTGGCGAGCACGGCAAACGCAAGGCGCGCAAGGATTTGGGCGTGAGCATGATGATGTACGGTCATGTTTATGTGGCGCAGATCTCACTGGGGGCGCAGCTGAACCAGACGGTGAAAGCGATTCAGGAGGCGGAAGCCTACCCTGGCCCATCGCTGATCATCGCCTACAGCCCGTGCGAGGAGCATGGCTACGATCTGGCGTTGAGCCACGATCAGATGCGCCAGTTGACGGCGACCGGCTTCTGGCCGCTGTACCGCTTCGACCCGCGTCGTGCCGATGAGGGTAAACTGCCGCTGGCGCTGGATTCCCGTCCGCCGTCAGATGCGCTGGCCGAGACGCTGATGCAGGAGCAACGCTTCCGTCGCCTCAATGCCCAGCAGCCCGAAGTGGCAGAGCAGCTGTGGAAAGATGCCGCGGCCGATCTGCAAAAACGCTACGATTTCCTGGCGCAATTAGCCGGAAAGGCGGAAAAAACCGCCAGCGAATAG
- a CDS encoding putative hemolysin, which produces MRAAFWVGCAALLLSACSNEPVQQATAAHVAPGMRAAMSSSGQANCAMVGGSLSVARQLDGSAIGMCALPNGKRCSEQSLAVGSCGAY; this is translated from the coding sequence ATGCGCGCAGCATTTTGGGTTGGGTGTGCCGCTTTGTTACTGTCGGCCTGCAGCAATGAACCTGTTCAGCAGGCCACCGCCGCGCACGTCGCGCCGGGGATGAGGGCGGCAATGTCCAGTTCCGGGCAGGCAAATTGCGCCATGGTGGGCGGGTCGCTGTCCGTTGCGCGTCAGCTGGATGGCTCGGCCATCGGCATGTGTGCGCTGCCTAACGGCAAACGCTGCAGTGAACAGTCGCTTGCCGTAGGATCCTGCGGAGCTTACTGA
- the hslJ gene encoding heat shock protein HslJ encodes MKTLVAVTILSMALAGCVNPGKASVQEEQLEQHRFVLQSMNGTAINPATTPPEIAFGEDLAVSGVMCNRFSGQGKLSDGELKVKALAMTRKLCTEPQLNDLDHAIGTMLRNGTQVDLTEDVLTLATAETTLVFKRAE; translated from the coding sequence ATGAAAACGCTCGTCGCAGTAACGATCCTCAGCATGGCGCTGGCAGGCTGTGTTAATCCAGGAAAGGCCTCTGTTCAGGAAGAACAGCTCGAGCAGCACCGCTTTGTGCTGCAAAGTATGAACGGCACCGCCATCAACCCGGCGACCACGCCGCCGGAGATCGCCTTTGGTGAAGACCTGGCGGTATCAGGCGTAATGTGTAACCGCTTCAGCGGCCAGGGCAAGCTATCTGACGGCGAGCTTAAGGTGAAAGCGCTCGCCATGACGCGCAAGCTGTGTACCGAGCCACAGCTCAATGACCTCGATCACGCGATCGGCACCATGCTGCGTAACGGGACGCAGGTCGACCTGACGGAAGACGTGTTAACCCTGGCGACGGCTGAGACGACGCTGGTCTTTAAACGCGCAGAGTAA